A stretch of the uncultured Bacteroides sp. genome encodes the following:
- a CDS encoding biotin--[acetyl-CoA-carboxylase] ligase: MMRYLDSMKYNILRLEETDSTNNYLRELLSREKLPEFTVVMTGFQSSGRGQRGNSWESDRGKNLLFSVLLKPDFVSARSQFVISQITSLAVKEGLDRFAPGFSIKWPNDIYWNEQKICGMLIENDLGGMMLFQSIPGIGVNINQDKFISNAPNPVSLKAITGESQDCEEILAEILHRLSVYYDLLRRGDVEVINSRYHDSLFRKRGFHLYADNNGEFSAKIVRIEADGKLILCTETGEERGYLFKEVHCVL; encoded by the coding sequence ATGATGCGCTACCTTGATAGCATGAAATATAATATTCTAAGACTGGAGGAAACAGATTCCACAAATAACTACCTCCGTGAACTACTTTCACGTGAAAAACTACCTGAGTTTACTGTTGTAATGACTGGTTTTCAATCGTCGGGTAGAGGACAAAGAGGAAACTCCTGGGAGAGTGACCGCGGAAAGAATCTGCTTTTCAGCGTTTTGTTGAAGCCGGATTTTGTATCAGCCAGATCACAGTTCGTTATTTCTCAGATAACCAGCCTTGCTGTAAAGGAAGGACTCGACCGTTTTGCTCCCGGATTCAGTATTAAATGGCCCAATGACATTTACTGGAACGAACAAAAGATTTGCGGCATGCTGATAGAGAATGATCTTGGAGGAATGATGCTTTTTCAAAGTATTCCCGGGATTGGTGTAAACATCAACCAGGATAAGTTTATCAGTAACGCACCTAATCCTGTTTCACTCAAAGCGATCACCGGAGAGAGTCAGGATTGCGAAGAAATTCTTGCTGAAATTCTTCATCGTTTATCCGTTTATTATGATTTGTTGAGGAGAGGAGATGTAGAAGTTATTAACAGCAGATACCACGATTCCCTGTTTCGTAAGAGAGGCTTTCATCTTTATGCTGACAATAATGGCGAGTTCTCTGCCAAAATTGTCCGGATTGAAGCGGATGGTAAACTGATTCTATGTACTGAAACCGGTGAGGAGCGGGGATATCTTTTTAAAGAAGTGCACTGTGTTTTATAA
- the pyrH gene encoding UMP kinase, which yields MIKYKRILLKLSGESLMGEKQYGIDEVRLGEYAQQIKEIHELGVQIGIVIGGGNIFRGLSGASKGFDRVKGDQMGMLATVINSLALSSALGSVQVKSRVLTAVRMEPIGEFYNKWKAIETLEAGEVAIFSAGTGNPFFTTDTGSSLRGIEIEADVMLKGTRVDGIYTADPEKDKTATKFKEITYDEIYTRGLKVMDLTATTMCKENNLPIVVFDMDTVGNLKKVIEGEEIGTLVHN from the coding sequence ATGATTAAATATAAAAGGATTCTTCTGAAGTTGAGCGGTGAGAGCCTGATGGGAGAAAAACAATATGGAATTGATGAGGTACGCTTAGGCGAATATGCTCAGCAGATAAAGGAAATTCACGAACTGGGCGTTCAGATTGGAATCGTTATTGGCGGTGGAAATATATTCCGTGGACTTAGCGGGGCATCAAAAGGCTTCGACCGTGTGAAAGGTGACCAGATGGGTATGCTTGCCACGGTTATTAACAGTCTGGCTTTGAGTTCTGCCCTCGGCTCTGTTCAGGTAAAAAGCAGAGTGCTTACGGCTGTAAGAATGGAACCTATTGGAGAATTCTACAATAAATGGAAGGCAATTGAAACACTTGAAGCAGGAGAGGTAGCAATCTTCTCTGCCGGAACAGGAAATCCTTTCTTTACTACAGATACCGGATCGTCTTTGCGTGGAATTGAAATTGAGGCAGATGTAATGCTGAAAGGAACACGTGTGGATGGCATCTATACTGCCGACCCTGAAAAGGACAAGACTGCAACAAAATTCAAGGAGATTACTTATGATGAAATCTATACTCGCGGACTTAAAGTAATGGACCTTACCGCTACAACTATGTGTAAGGAAAATAACTTGCCGATTGTTGTTTTTGACATGGACACTGTTGGCAATCTGAAAAAGGTTATTGAGGGAGAAGAAATAGGAACCTTAGTCCATAATTAA
- a CDS encoding 3-phosphoshikimate 1-carboxyvinyltransferase has translation MQIKVSAPASIHAEIQLPASKSISNRALIINALAKGTYTPDNLSDCDDTMVMIKALTSQDETIDIMAAGTAMRFLTAFLSVTKGTRVITGSQRMQQRPIEVLVNALKMLGAEIEYAGNEGFPPLRISGNPLEGGAISLKGNISSQYISALLMIAPVLKNGLKLTLTGDIISKPYINLTLQLMKDFGAKAEWTANDCIEVLPKPYMSVPFKVESDWSAASYWYQMAALAPEAKIELLGVFPDSYQGDSKVAELFVDLGVETIFTSRGALLMKTSRNCERMDYNFINEPDLAQTFVVTCAVLGIPFRFSGLQSLKIKETDRMAALIAELGKLGYVLKEEENSVLSWDGEHQHISENPAIMTYEDHRMALAFAPACLRVPAFTICEPLVVSKSYPHYWEDLSKAGFSIQAVD, from the coding sequence ATGCAAATTAAAGTTTCAGCCCCAGCCAGCATCCATGCAGAGATTCAATTGCCGGCTTCCAAAAGTATTAGTAACCGTGCGTTGATAATTAACGCTTTGGCCAAAGGTACTTATACGCCCGATAATCTTTCTGATTGTGACGACACAATGGTAATGATCAAAGCGCTGACTTCTCAGGATGAAACAATTGATATTATGGCTGCGGGAACGGCAATGCGCTTTCTTACCGCTTTCCTTTCGGTAACGAAAGGCACAAGGGTGATTACCGGTTCGCAACGGATGCAACAACGTCCTATTGAAGTACTGGTCAACGCACTGAAGATGCTTGGAGCAGAAATTGAATATGCAGGTAACGAAGGATTTCCTCCGTTGCGCATCAGTGGAAATCCGCTGGAAGGCGGTGCTATTTCTCTGAAAGGAAATATCAGTTCACAATATATCTCCGCTCTTTTGATGATTGCTCCTGTTCTTAAGAATGGCCTAAAGCTGACTCTTACCGGAGATATTATCTCCAAACCATATATCAATCTTACCCTGCAGCTGATGAAGGATTTTGGTGCAAAGGCAGAATGGACTGCCAATGATTGTATTGAGGTTCTTCCCAAGCCCTATATGTCTGTACCTTTTAAGGTAGAATCGGACTGGTCGGCTGCTTCATACTGGTATCAAATGGCGGCTCTTGCTCCGGAAGCTAAGATTGAGTTACTGGGGGTATTCCCGGATAGCTACCAGGGAGACAGTAAGGTTGCCGAACTGTTTGTTGATTTAGGTGTTGAAACTATCTTCACTTCCCGCGGAGCTTTGCTGATGAAAACAAGCCGCAACTGCGAAAGAATGGATTACAACTTTATCAATGAGCCCGATCTTGCACAGACATTTGTTGTAACTTGCGCTGTTCTGGGCATTCCTTTCCGCTTCTCGGGCTTGCAGAGCCTGAAGATAAAAGAGACCGACCGTATGGCTGCATTGATTGCCGAACTCGGAAAATTGGGTTATGTACTTAAAGAAGAAGAAAACTCTGTGCTCTCATGGGATGGTGAACACCAGCATATTTCAGAGAATCCCGCTATTATGACATACGAAGATCACCGGATGGCTCTGGCTTTTGCGCCTGCCTGCCTGCGAGTTCCTGCCTTTACTATCTGTGAACCTCTGGTTGTTTCTAAATCCTACCCTCATTATTGGGAAGATTTATCAAAAGCCGGATTCTCCATTCAGGCGGTAGATTAA
- a CDS encoding leucine-rich repeat domain-containing protein — MKTNVVAGNLNALLETQNNINTVLILTGEINGNDIDTIRKVVNLTVLNLADVKIIEEGYFYNEDNEYISIKENEIPEYMLSGLDTLKSVTIPNTAIAIGKKAFSGCIELSSVTLSDSLESIGVYAFDGCAGLTSLTIPNGIIGKNAFSNCSGLRSLKIGEGVTVIGEAAFFGCTELTSITIPKGVISIGADAFKNCSKLATLTIYNGVISIGDQAFRNCTDLALISLPNSLISIGENAFRDCARLSAIKVPDNVKSIGDWAFFDCSGLKTINIPASVTSIGEAAFFGCSGLISITIPESITLIKENTFNDCKGLTSVTISGSVASIGDWAFWGCSGLTEIHSNALTPPETSDSFGGMDKEICKLYVPKGASVAYKNAIGWNEFINVIEE; from the coding sequence ATGAAAACAAACGTTGTAGCTGGTAATTTGAATGCTCTGCTTGAGACTCAAAATAATATAAATACGGTTCTGATTCTCACGGGAGAAATTAATGGGAATGATATTGACACTATCCGCAAAGTAGTTAATTTGACAGTACTCAACCTTGCCGATGTAAAAATTATAGAAGAAGGTTACTTTTATAATGAAGACAATGAATACATTTCGATAAAGGAAAATGAAATACCAGAATATATGCTTTCCGGGCTGGATACTCTTAAATCTGTTACCATCCCTAATACTGCAATTGCCATTGGTAAGAAAGCATTTTCGGGTTGTATAGAGCTATCATCCGTTACCTTATCTGACAGTCTTGAATCTATTGGAGTCTATGCTTTTGACGGTTGTGCTGGACTAACATCTCTCACAATCCCGAATGGTATTATTGGGAAGAATGCATTCTCTAACTGTAGCGGACTTCGTTCATTAAAGATTGGTGAAGGTGTAACTGTTATTGGTGAAGCTGCTTTCTTTGGTTGTACAGAACTAACTTCCATTACAATTCCTAAAGGTGTAATTTCTATCGGAGCTGATGCTTTTAAGAACTGCAGTAAACTGGCTACCTTAACTATTTATAATGGGGTAATTTCCATTGGCGATCAAGCCTTTAGAAATTGTACTGACCTGGCTTTGATCTCACTTCCTAACAGTTTAATCTCTATTGGCGAGAATGCATTCCGTGATTGTGCCAGACTCTCGGCTATCAAGGTTCCTGATAATGTAAAATCTATCGGTGACTGGGCTTTCTTTGACTGTTCCGGACTTAAAACCATTAATATTCCTGCGAGTGTAACTTCCATTGGTGAGGCTGCTTTCTTTGGTTGCTCTGGATTGATATCTATTACAATCCCCGAGAGTATTACTCTCATTAAAGAAAATACATTTAATGATTGCAAAGGGCTGACTTCAGTCACCATTTCAGGTAGTGTAGCTTCTATTGGCGATTGGGCTTTCTGGGGTTGCTCGGGGCTGACAGAAATACATAGCAATGCACTAACACCACCTGAAACTTCCGATTCTTTTGGTGGAATGGATAAAGAAATCTGTAAGTTATATGTTCCTAAGGGTGCTTCTGTTGCCTATAAGAATGCTATAGGCTGGAACGAATTTATAAACGTCATTGAAGAATAG
- a CDS encoding cytidylate kinase family protein — MKKEKLLNRCIVFVIGLFIMAIGVALSIKANLGTSPVSCVPYVYSLGFPLTVGLLSIIVNVLIILLQIVLLRKDYQLIQLIQLPVALIFGFFIDFAMFLTSGVQTSNYILQWVLCLLSCAIIAFGVFLEVKANVTYLAGEGLSLAISKAFHKEFGKAKVGVDASLVIIGVVSSFVLLHRLEGIREGTIAAALLVGTIARFYSRKMKFVDALLGVKEEKETEIQVSTTGEEQKIIITIAREFGSGGHEIGERIAKELGISFYDTKLIDLSAAAGGLTPEYVKEHEQKLANSLLFDLYEQNYAYVNEEMPPLDTLFMVQSKVIRDICEKESCVIVGRCADYVLKSNPNCFNTFIHADKKYRIERIIKEYGIAPDMAEKELERKDRDRTNYCKHYTHRAWGMANNYNLAVASSLFGPEKSAMLIIEALNKYQEKE; from the coding sequence ATGAAAAAAGAAAAGCTGTTAAACAGGTGTATCGTTTTTGTAATAGGGCTATTTATAATGGCTATAGGGGTTGCTTTATCTATTAAAGCCAATTTAGGAACATCGCCTGTTTCTTGTGTGCCATACGTATATAGTTTAGGATTTCCACTCACAGTAGGATTATTATCAATCATTGTCAATGTGCTGATAATCCTATTACAAATTGTGTTACTAAGAAAAGATTATCAACTTATACAGCTCATACAATTACCGGTAGCTCTGATCTTTGGATTCTTCATCGACTTCGCTATGTTCCTTACATCAGGAGTTCAGACATCCAATTACATACTTCAATGGGTCCTCTGCTTACTAAGTTGCGCAATAATTGCATTTGGTGTATTTCTGGAGGTTAAGGCCAATGTTACATACCTTGCCGGAGAAGGATTATCGCTTGCTATCTCCAAGGCCTTTCATAAAGAATTTGGTAAGGCTAAGGTCGGCGTTGATGCTTCACTGGTTATCATTGGAGTAGTTAGTTCCTTTGTCCTGCTTCACAGACTGGAAGGTATACGGGAAGGAACCATTGCAGCTGCTTTGTTAGTAGGTACCATTGCACGTTTCTACAGCAGAAAGATGAAATTCGTTGATGCACTATTGGGAGTAAAAGAGGAAAAAGAAACCGAGATACAAGTTAGTACCACCGGCGAAGAACAGAAAATCATCATTACCATCGCACGTGAATTTGGTAGTGGTGGTCACGAGATTGGAGAAAGAATTGCCAAAGAGTTAGGTATTTCTTTCTATGACACAAAGCTAATCGACCTATCAGCAGCAGCAGGAGGTCTAACTCCTGAATATGTAAAAGAGCACGAACAGAAATTAGCCAATAGTCTGCTATTCGATCTTTACGAACAGAACTATGCCTATGTAAATGAAGAAATGCCACCACTTGATACATTGTTTATGGTACAAAGTAAGGTTATAAGGGATATATGCGAAAAAGAATCATGCGTTATTGTGGGGCGTTGTGCCGATTACGTTTTAAAGAGTAATCCTAACTGCTTCAACACCTTTATTCATGCTGATAAGAAATACCGAATTGAACGTATCATCAAAGAGTATGGTATTGCCCCTGATATGGCAGAGAAAGAACTGGAAAGAAAAGACAGGGACAGAACAAATTACTGCAAGCACTATACTCATAGAGCCTGGGGAATGGCAAACAACTACAATTTAGCAGTTGCCAGTTCTTTGTTTGGTCCAGAGAAATCTGCAATGCTGATTATTGAGGCTTTAAACAAGTACCAGGAAAAAGAATAG
- a CDS encoding helix-turn-helix transcriptional regulator, producing the protein MAFKDYILSISDKRTTERTMMLTKIAEECGVNLSTVYKWINGQSVPDKLKREKIASLTGKTVEELFNLKENEQ; encoded by the coding sequence ATGGCTTTTAAAGACTACATTTTGTCGATAAGCGACAAGAGAACAACAGAAAGAACTATGATGCTAACTAAAATAGCAGAAGAGTGCGGAGTAAACCTTTCAACCGTATATAAATGGATTAACGGTCAATCAGTACCTGATAAGCTGAAACGAGAAAAAATCGCCTCACTTACAGGTAAAACAGTAGAAGAACTTTTCAATTTAAAAGAGAATGAACAGTGA
- a CDS encoding helix-turn-helix transcriptional regulator, which yields MNSELDLISIELYQDPGGDMLVKPSNGKLFLLDERKREFIVPMKSLIKNDYQKAWQGCCEWNHKSKPNAIKFDFLNVRRFCKCNFQKYDGRLDIDENGTLHFEFTDCPLRGECKYEGVICSPEFSNSLTENDKSILKMIVYKQMTADQIALNLDRSINTINNRRKTILEKTGCKTISQLVAYCYEHNLR from the coding sequence ATGAACAGTGAACTTGATTTAATAAGTATAGAACTGTATCAGGATCCAGGTGGTGATATGCTGGTAAAACCTTCTAATGGAAAGTTATTCTTACTTGATGAAAGAAAAAGAGAATTCATTGTTCCTATGAAATCTTTAATAAAAAATGATTATCAGAAAGCATGGCAAGGCTGTTGTGAATGGAATCATAAGTCAAAGCCTAATGCTATAAAATTTGATTTTCTTAATGTTAGACGATTTTGCAAATGCAATTTTCAAAAGTATGACGGAAGGCTAGATATAGATGAAAATGGCACCCTTCACTTTGAATTTACAGACTGTCCATTAAGAGGAGAATGTAAATATGAAGGTGTGATATGTTCTCCTGAATTTAGCAATAGTTTGACAGAGAATGATAAGTCTATTCTAAAAATGATTGTATATAAACAAATGACTGCAGATCAAATAGCATTAAATCTAGACCGATCAATAAATACGATCAATAACAGAAGGAAAACTATTCTTGAAAAGACCGGTTGCAAAACCATATCTCAACTTGTAGCATATTGCTATGAACATAACCTAAGATAA
- a CDS encoding VapE domain-containing protein: MAKRELIKTTTGNKASGKVHAVKEWLDLNYEIKLNVFDPSKSYIKSKEKEYNSSIRENDIFLHAIDDGLSCSKSLLKTILSSPNQMTPYNPILEYFDSLKKKWKGESMINLYCSYMTAHDFRDKGNDYYQNRMKYIVKKWLVATVACAYGKRQNDVALGFINAQGGIGKTSLIGNIIPECLEDYYIISDKDERIFKMTDCFATKLIINFDEFVGLNKGSENAFKNNMSRTHLDMKLPGESFTTKVQRIASCAFTSNKTQEQGGFLFNGDSGFLRRIAAIEIDEIKDYRKILDVDQLWSEAVTLFEGDFDYVFNKEDYSDFNLYNSRYVIETTAYKLVKEWYKKPTEDEETIFKMPMDIVRDMKAARKITSSMSRIDDITIGQALRALGYERIGKKLPGMGTRYGYKVVQLY; encoded by the coding sequence ATGGCAAAGAGAGAACTGATAAAAACTACTACAGGCAATAAGGCTTCAGGGAAGGTACATGCTGTAAAGGAATGGCTGGACCTTAATTATGAGATAAAACTAAATGTGTTTGACCCTTCAAAATCATATATAAAGAGTAAAGAAAAAGAGTATAATTCATCTATACGAGAGAATGACATTTTTTTGCATGCGATAGATGATGGGCTAAGTTGTAGTAAATCTCTATTAAAAACAATACTATCATCTCCTAATCAGATGACTCCTTATAACCCTATTCTTGAATATTTCGATAGCCTTAAAAAAAAGTGGAAAGGTGAAAGCATGATTAATCTATATTGCTCTTACATGACTGCACATGACTTTAGAGATAAGGGAAACGACTATTATCAAAACAGAATGAAGTATATAGTCAAGAAATGGCTAGTTGCTACAGTGGCATGCGCATATGGTAAGAGGCAAAATGATGTTGCGCTAGGATTTATAAACGCACAAGGAGGAATAGGGAAAACAAGCCTTATAGGTAATATAATTCCTGAATGCCTGGAAGATTATTATATCATATCTGATAAGGATGAACGCATCTTTAAAATGACTGATTGTTTTGCCACGAAGTTAATAATAAACTTCGATGAATTTGTTGGCTTAAATAAAGGCTCAGAAAACGCTTTCAAAAATAATATGAGTAGAACACACCTGGACATGAAACTACCAGGAGAGAGCTTCACAACAAAAGTACAGCGTATTGCATCCTGTGCATTTACTAGTAATAAAACTCAAGAGCAGGGAGGCTTTCTCTTCAATGGGGACTCAGGATTTCTTCGAAGGATTGCGGCAATAGAAATAGATGAAATTAAGGATTATAGAAAGATACTTGACGTTGATCAGCTATGGTCAGAAGCCGTAACACTCTTTGAAGGAGATTTTGATTACGTATTTAACAAAGAGGATTATTCAGATTTTAATTTATATAATTCTAGATATGTAATAGAGACGACAGCATATAAGCTCGTAAAAGAATGGTATAAGAAGCCTACAGAAGACGAAGAGACAATCTTTAAAATGCCAATGGATATAGTTAGAGACATGAAGGCTGCTCGCAAAATAACAAGTTCTATGAGCCGCATAGATGATATTACAATCGGGCAAGCTCTAAGAGCATTAGGTTATGAACGAATTGGAAAGAAACTACCGGGGATGGGAACCAGATATGGTTATAAGGTAGTACAGCTGTATTAA
- a CDS encoding transcriptional regulator, giving the protein MTKPSITIELAPHLHDFLYHEFDSRKDGGVMINSSNDIGKMVQAMVTVNDRPPKIPLKDNPISLILPINEWNHRILVENFIFIPEWKQRMLQDYIEASYRIRIREYFVAGYEKGYKQDKIIKAFLMAYNIKNNAINYDAVKKFDYRNRKRIVKEVHKDIQLSLFE; this is encoded by the coding sequence ATGACAAAACCGAGTATTACAATTGAATTAGCTCCTCATCTTCATGATTTTTTGTATCATGAATTTGATAGTAGAAAAGATGGTGGGGTTATGATAAACAGCAGCAATGATATTGGTAAGATGGTACAGGCTATGGTAACGGTTAACGACCGTCCACCTAAGATTCCTTTAAAAGACAATCCGATTAGCTTAATTTTGCCAATCAATGAATGGAATCATCGCATATTAGTTGAAAACTTTATATTCATCCCGGAATGGAAACAAAGAATGCTTCAGGATTATATCGAGGCCTCATATAGAATAAGAATACGAGAATATTTTGTTGCTGGATATGAAAAAGGATATAAGCAAGATAAGATAATAAAAGCGTTCCTTATGGCGTATAATATCAAAAACAACGCTATAAACTACGATGCTGTGAAGAAGTTTGACTATAGAAATAGAAAACGCATAGTAAAAGAAGTTCATAAAGATATTCAATTATCTCTGTTTGAATAG
- a CDS encoding S49 family peptidase has translation MAFSHLYSSITRGKWLILPSEIDANQMLINSFIEHNADHEDGKLSDREPIPVFATDGKEMKSGSNFSDAPADSTAIIQLHGSMLKYGNYCSYGCAEVADMIVDAANSPKISGILLDIDSGGGSVDAIAPLVNAIKYSQSKGKPVVANCDLCASAAYYVACHCNEIIADNTISSEFGSIGVMMSFIDYAKYYEAAGIKQHTVYSNLSDYKNASFEAAKKGEYEQIKSEELDPLAKRFQEAVKCTRGDKLDLKIEGIIAGRMFYAEQAKKNGLIDSIGNRDFAIQRVREIRSDALVNDYINSKS, from the coding sequence ATGGCATTTTCACATCTATATTCTTCAATTACGCGCGGAAAGTGGTTAATACTACCTTCTGAGATTGACGCAAATCAGATGCTTATTAATTCCTTCATTGAACATAATGCAGATCATGAGGACGGTAAGTTATCAGATCGTGAACCTATTCCTGTTTTTGCAACAGATGGAAAAGAAATGAAATCAGGTTCAAACTTTTCAGATGCTCCAGCAGATAGCACAGCCATTATCCAGCTTCATGGCTCGATGCTTAAATATGGAAATTATTGTTCTTATGGATGCGCTGAAGTTGCTGATATGATAGTAGATGCCGCTAATTCACCTAAGATATCCGGTATTTTGCTAGATATTGATTCTGGTGGAGGTTCAGTTGACGCTATAGCTCCACTGGTTAATGCTATTAAATATTCCCAAAGTAAAGGTAAACCTGTTGTAGCTAATTGCGACTTATGCGCTTCGGCAGCATACTACGTAGCTTGCCACTGTAATGAGATAATAGCAGATAATACTATATCTTCAGAGTTCGGAAGCATAGGCGTAATGATGTCGTTCATAGATTATGCTAAATACTATGAAGCTGCTGGAATCAAACAGCATACTGTTTACAGCAATTTATCTGATTATAAAAATGCTTCTTTTGAAGCAGCTAAAAAAGGAGAATATGAACAAATTAAATCAGAAGAACTTGATCCACTTGCAAAACGGTTCCAAGAAGCCGTTAAGTGTACAAGAGGTGACAAACTTGACCTCAAAATTGAAGGGATCATTGCCGGGCGTATGTTCTATGCTGAACAGGCCAAAAAAAATGGCTTAATCGATTCTATTGGGAATCGAGACTTTGCTATTCAACGTGTGAGAGAAATACGCAGTGATGCGTTAGTTAACGACTATATTAATTCAAAATCATGA